A genomic region of Gemmata massiliana contains the following coding sequences:
- a CDS encoding DUF4159 domain-containing protein, producing the protein MTRTRLLVVTAVGVAALVAAAGFGSAARQPGRQFPYGRQPGDPLPLPEDRAGVPNWKVDPSFDRDVFTFVRIEYSSYRGRRGGSWTTDWPDADLNFSFRLQQLTSLRVNPNPISMRLTDPRLFDYPFIYIVEPGRLSFLDDEVLALRRYLTNGGFLMVDDFWGDSEWENFRREIGRVFPNNEPKELPVDHEIFRCVYHLKEKPQIPSIQAAWAGKAQGITWERGHDGDVQTVHYKGIFDDKGRMMAFIGHNTDLGDGWEREGEDPWYFREFSEKKAYPLGINVIVYAMTH; encoded by the coding sequence ATGACCCGAACCCGTCTGCTCGTCGTGACGGCCGTGGGCGTCGCGGCCCTGGTCGCGGCCGCCGGGTTCGGGTCGGCCGCGCGCCAACCCGGGCGGCAGTTCCCCTACGGCCGGCAACCGGGCGATCCGCTGCCACTGCCCGAGGACCGGGCCGGCGTCCCCAACTGGAAGGTGGACCCGAGCTTCGACCGGGACGTGTTCACGTTCGTGCGGATCGAGTACAGCTCGTACCGCGGGCGGCGCGGGGGCTCGTGGACGACCGACTGGCCGGACGCGGACCTGAACTTCTCCTTCCGGCTCCAGCAGCTCACCTCGCTGCGCGTGAACCCGAACCCGATCTCCATGCGGCTCACCGACCCGCGGCTGTTCGACTACCCGTTCATCTACATCGTCGAACCCGGGCGCCTCTCCTTCTTAGACGATGAGGTGCTCGCGCTCCGACGGTACCTGACGAACGGCGGGTTCCTGATGGTGGACGACTTCTGGGGCGACTCCGAGTGGGAGAACTTCCGCCGCGAGATCGGTCGCGTGTTCCCCAACAACGAGCCGAAAGAACTACCGGTGGACCACGAGATCTTCCGGTGCGTGTACCACCTCAAGGAAAAGCCCCAAATCCCGAGCATCCAGGCGGCCTGGGCCGGGAAAGCCCAGGGCATCACCTGGGAGCGCGGGCACGACGGAGACGTGCAGACGGTCCACTACAAGGGGATCTTCGACGACAAGGGCCGGATGATGGCGTTCATCGGCCACAACACCGACCTCGGCGACGGCTGGGAGCGCGAGGGCGAAGACCCCTGGTACTTCCGCGAGTTCTCGGAAAAGAAGGCGTACCCGCTCGGCATCAACGTGATCGTGTACGCGATGACGCACTGA
- a CDS encoding vWA domain-containing protein, protein MSFLAPLYALGLLAVAAPIVFHLIRRRPKDEVPFSSLMFLSPSPPPPASRRRLDQVLLLLLRASALILLGLAFMRPFFRQEAAAAGGEQGNCVVVLIDTSASMRRGDLWARAVAHADAVLADCKPTDRVAVYAFDRTVRPVLGFTESDHLEPHQRAVVARERVGRLTPTWGGTELGRALVDATTAILEVGATEKAPRSKIVLVSDLQRGARLTELAGFEWPPSVELELRTVADEQGNAGLSLLTDRAESERGNQSALRVRVTNEAGAKQERFRLAWSGTTGADIEAYVPPGESRVVKVPRPPAGPTPVLRLQGDVHDFDNAVHVAGSRRQELTVFFLGVDSPTDPAGLLYFLERAWDETPDRAVRVVARKPDGPLTADEVRTAPLVVLAGAPSAETVGVLDKYLRDGGTVLTVLATPRPLPALAGAEPKPVEEAALERYAMLRDIAFDHPLFAALSGPQFSDFTKVHFWKHRRVTEPHLTGARILARFDDGDPAVLEKAVGRGRFVVFTSGWQPADSQLARSSKFVPMLTGLLELRAGRATVDTNYRIGDRVPLQPASAVTDVRKPDGSTAALAPEATSFDGTDQPGVYTLETAAGLRTFAVNLDPAESLTAPLPVETLEQFGCRLAKRGADDQRAAIERQQRNAELERNQAIWRILILAAVAVLLVETGLAGWRTRSGRQEGATP, encoded by the coding sequence ATGAGCTTCCTCGCACCCCTATACGCGCTCGGGCTACTGGCGGTCGCGGCACCGATCGTGTTCCACCTCATTCGGCGGCGACCGAAGGACGAGGTGCCGTTCAGCTCGCTGATGTTCCTGTCCCCGTCCCCTCCCCCTCCGGCCAGTCGCCGACGACTGGATCAGGTTCTGCTGCTCCTGCTGCGTGCGAGCGCGCTGATACTGCTCGGGCTGGCGTTCATGCGGCCGTTTTTCCGCCAGGAGGCAGCGGCCGCAGGGGGCGAACAGGGCAACTGCGTCGTCGTGCTGATCGACACCAGCGCGAGTATGCGGCGCGGCGACTTGTGGGCGCGAGCCGTCGCGCACGCCGATGCCGTCCTCGCCGATTGCAAACCGACCGATCGCGTGGCGGTCTACGCTTTCGATCGTACCGTTCGGCCGGTTCTGGGGTTCACCGAATCCGACCACCTCGAACCGCACCAGCGTGCCGTAGTCGCACGGGAACGTGTCGGCCGACTGACACCGACGTGGGGCGGCACCGAACTCGGCCGGGCACTGGTCGACGCCACCACCGCGATCCTCGAAGTCGGTGCGACCGAGAAGGCGCCGCGGAGCAAGATCGTGCTGGTCAGCGACCTCCAGCGCGGGGCGCGTCTCACGGAACTGGCCGGGTTCGAGTGGCCGCCCTCGGTGGAACTGGAACTCCGCACGGTCGCCGACGAGCAGGGGAACGCCGGACTGAGCCTGTTGACGGATCGCGCCGAATCCGAGCGCGGAAATCAAAGTGCGCTCCGCGTGCGGGTCACGAACGAGGCCGGCGCGAAGCAGGAGCGGTTCCGGCTCGCGTGGAGTGGTACCACGGGCGCAGATATCGAAGCATACGTTCCGCCGGGCGAGAGCCGGGTCGTCAAGGTGCCGCGCCCGCCGGCCGGCCCGACGCCGGTGCTCCGGCTCCAGGGGGACGTTCACGACTTCGACAACGCGGTACACGTGGCCGGTTCGCGGCGCCAGGAACTGACGGTGTTCTTCCTCGGTGTCGATTCGCCCACCGATCCCGCCGGGTTGCTGTACTTCCTCGAACGCGCGTGGGACGAAACACCGGACCGCGCGGTCCGCGTGGTCGCCCGCAAGCCCGACGGCCCGCTGACGGCAGACGAAGTGCGAACGGCGCCGCTCGTGGTTCTGGCCGGCGCACCTTCGGCTGAAACGGTTGGGGTGTTGGACAAGTACCTGCGTGACGGTGGAACCGTGCTGACCGTTCTCGCCACCCCTCGCCCGCTCCCCGCGCTCGCCGGGGCGGAGCCGAAGCCAGTCGAAGAAGCAGCCCTTGAACGCTACGCCATGCTCCGCGACATCGCGTTCGACCACCCGCTTTTCGCCGCGCTGTCCGGTCCGCAGTTCAGTGACTTCACGAAGGTCCATTTCTGGAAGCACCGGCGGGTCACGGAACCGCACCTCACCGGCGCGCGAATCCTGGCCCGGTTCGATGACGGCGACCCGGCGGTGCTGGAGAAAGCGGTCGGGCGCGGGCGCTTCGTGGTCTTCACCAGCGGGTGGCAGCCGGCCGACAGTCAGCTCGCGCGGTCGTCGAAGTTCGTTCCGATGCTAACCGGGCTGCTGGAACTCCGCGCCGGGCGCGCCACAGTAGATACCAACTACCGGATCGGGGACCGCGTGCCGCTCCAGCCGGCGAGCGCGGTGACCGACGTGCGCAAGCCGGATGGCTCCACCGCGGCCCTCGCGCCGGAAGCCACGTCGTTCGACGGCACCGACCAGCCGGGCGTGTACACGCTCGAGACCGCGGCCGGTCTCCGTACCTTCGCGGTCAATCTCGACCCCGCGGAGAGCTTGACCGCACCGCTGCCGGTTGAAACACTGGAACAGTTCGGCTGTCGGTTGGCCAAGCGCGGCGCGGACGACCAGCGAGCCGCGATCGAGCGGCAGCAGCGGAACGCGGAACTGGAACGCAATCAAGCGATCTGGCGGATTTTGATCCTGGCGGCGGTCGCCGTGTTACTCGTCGAAACCGGGCTGGCGGGGTGGCGAACCCGCTCCGGCCGGCAGGAGGGTGCAACGCCATGA
- a CDS encoding DUF58 domain-containing protein, which produces MPPAVPSPPRQSPQARTGPGFADPAALMRIKSLQLRARAVVEGFDRGIHRSPYHGFSVEFSEYREYTPGDDPRYLDWRLFARSDRYYIKKFEDETNLRCHMVVDASRSMGYGSGAVSKWEYARTAAATVAYFLSRQRDAVGLVTFEDRIVELVPPRVRPGHLAHLTAVLQREPQGRATDLTGPLDEMGAANPRRGLFVLFSDLLVPAPAVRTAVGNLRAAGHEVIVFRVLDPQEVRFEFSAPGLFRDAETGREVFVDPRTAAREYRTRFEAHAADVRQACVSAGADFEQVTTDRPLELVLFDLLRARAQSGRAPARRPQNRGRS; this is translated from the coding sequence ATGCCACCCGCCGTCCCATCCCCGCCCCGGCAATCTCCCCAGGCCCGCACGGGTCCGGGGTTCGCGGACCCGGCCGCGCTCATGCGGATCAAGAGCCTGCAACTGCGGGCGCGGGCGGTGGTCGAGGGGTTCGATCGGGGCATCCACCGCAGCCCGTACCACGGGTTCTCCGTCGAGTTCAGCGAGTACCGCGAGTACACCCCCGGCGACGACCCGCGCTACCTCGACTGGCGCCTCTTCGCCCGGTCGGACCGCTACTACATCAAGAAGTTCGAGGACGAAACGAACCTCCGCTGCCACATGGTCGTGGACGCGAGCCGGTCGATGGGGTACGGGTCCGGCGCGGTCAGCAAGTGGGAATACGCCCGGACCGCGGCGGCCACGGTCGCGTACTTCCTGTCGCGCCAGCGCGACGCGGTCGGGCTGGTGACGTTCGAGGACCGGATCGTCGAGTTGGTCCCGCCGCGCGTGCGCCCCGGGCACCTGGCGCACCTGACCGCCGTGCTCCAGCGCGAGCCGCAGGGCCGGGCCACCGACCTGACCGGCCCGCTCGACGAGATGGGCGCGGCCAACCCGCGCCGCGGACTGTTCGTGCTGTTCTCCGATCTGCTCGTTCCGGCCCCCGCCGTGCGCACGGCCGTCGGTAACCTCCGGGCGGCCGGGCACGAGGTCATCGTCTTCCGGGTTCTCGATCCCCAGGAGGTCCGGTTCGAGTTCAGCGCCCCGGGCCTGTTCCGGGACGCCGAAACGGGCCGCGAGGTGTTCGTGGACCCGCGCACGGCGGCGCGCGAGTACCGCACCCGGTTCGAGGCCCACGCCGCAGACGTGCGGCAAGCGTGCGTGAGCGCGGGGGCCGACTTCGAGCAGGTGACGACCGATCGTCCGCTGGAACTTGTGCTGTTCGACCTACTCCGGGCACGCGCACAAAGCGGCCGTGCCCCCGCCCGGCGCCCCCAAAATCGAGGGCGCTCATGA
- a CDS encoding DUF1559 family PulG-like putative transporter, producing the protein MKRSGFTLIEVIVVIAIIAILIGLLLPAVQKVRQAASRMREGNKLRQFALACHSFADAHDGQLPNAQAVAPSTGESLFQSLFPYLEMGDFGTPPTALGGPPWRPSQVRSEVDPSFSTSHGVPSTTLGGFGGDTEPAGDTSYAFNQQVFRRGATLTASLPDGTSQTIAITTHYARCGRTPFTWWMSNPTCYTFVPPSGGQQVPCWTLPDVPSHANTFADDTMADAVPPGVSKRGELTVKTFQVLPQLMDCDYRVPQALFPSGLLVALADGSVRMVQVNIETVTFWGTVSPAGGEVLGDW; encoded by the coding sequence ATGAAACGCAGTGGCTTTACGCTGATTGAAGTCATCGTCGTTATTGCAATCATCGCGATATTGATCGGCCTCCTGCTGCCGGCGGTGCAAAAAGTGCGACAAGCCGCGTCCCGAATGCGGGAGGGGAACAAGCTCCGTCAGTTCGCGCTGGCTTGCCACTCGTTTGCTGATGCGCACGACGGGCAACTTCCGAACGCACAAGCGGTCGCGCCGTCGACCGGGGAATCACTGTTCCAGTCACTTTTCCCGTATCTGGAAATGGGGGATTTCGGCACCCCGCCGACGGCGCTCGGCGGGCCGCCGTGGCGCCCCTCCCAGGTTCGGAGTGAAGTCGATCCGAGCTTTTCAACCTCTCACGGGGTGCCCAGCACAACACTCGGAGGCTTCGGTGGCGACACCGAACCGGCGGGGGATACGAGTTACGCTTTCAATCAGCAAGTTTTCCGACGCGGTGCGACGCTGACGGCGTCGCTCCCGGACGGCACGTCGCAGACGATCGCCATCACCACGCACTACGCACGCTGCGGCCGGACGCCGTTCACTTGGTGGATGTCGAATCCGACCTGTTATACGTTTGTGCCTCCAAGCGGCGGTCAACAGGTGCCGTGCTGGACCCTTCCCGACGTCCCTTCGCACGCGAATACGTTTGCGGACGACACAATGGCGGACGCGGTACCGCCCGGTGTCTCGAAGCGCGGCGAACTGACCGTCAAAACGTTTCAGGTGCTCCCGCAGTTGATGGATTGCGACTACCGCGTTCCGCAAGCACTGTTCCCGAGCGGTCTGCTTGTGGCGCTGGCCGACGGCAGCGTGCGCATGGTTCAGGTGAATATCGAAACGGTGACGTTCTGGGGCACGGTGTCACCTGCCGGGGGTGAGGTTTTAGGCGATTGGTAA
- a CDS encoding PEP-CTERM sorting domain-containing protein translates to MHQLFRPVFVATALTLSPLIASAGPISWNYTGTVTGNKSGAYDYGPTARPDATSPTGLRYGEVVGEVGTVNGSGAHTGAARLELGGLLDGTVWTQWHDTGRRMASGVLSDQVLADLTITDAASGAQGHFWVTGTGDLTGDPMLSAYQLSLLIDSNANQERTIGGNRYRVHFDTEVTASGAMVVADVSVASATPEPGTLALAALGFSALGIIRLRRR, encoded by the coding sequence ATGCACCAGCTTTTCCGCCCCGTGTTCGTTGCGACCGCCCTGACGCTCTCCCCGCTGATTGCGTCCGCGGGGCCGATCAGTTGGAACTACACCGGGACCGTCACGGGGAACAAGTCGGGCGCCTACGACTACGGCCCGACGGCCCGGCCCGACGCGACGTCGCCCACCGGTCTTCGTTACGGGGAGGTCGTTGGGGAGGTGGGGACCGTCAACGGGTCCGGCGCGCACACTGGCGCGGCCCGGCTCGAACTCGGAGGGCTGCTCGACGGCACGGTCTGGACGCAGTGGCACGACACCGGCAGGCGTATGGCGTCCGGTGTACTCTCGGACCAGGTTCTGGCCGACTTGACCATCACGGACGCCGCGTCCGGGGCACAGGGGCACTTCTGGGTGACCGGGACCGGGGATCTCACCGGCGACCCGATGCTCTCCGCGTACCAGCTCAGCCTGCTGATCGACAGCAACGCCAACCAGGAACGGACCATCGGCGGGAACCGCTACCGCGTCCACTTCGACACCGAGGTGACCGCGTCCGGGGCGATGGTCGTGGCCGACGTCTCGGTCGCCTCCGCCACCCCCGAACCGGGCACACTCGCGCTCGCCGCGCTCGGCTTCAGCGCGCTGGGAATCATCCGGCTGCGTCGGCGCTGA
- a CDS encoding AAA family ATPase produces the protein MTDAGSEYEQEKLTVEKIRATRGAIERELDKVIVGQKEATGQLLTALFAGGHCLITGAPGLAKTLLVRSIAQIFHLKFARIQFTPDLMPADITGTDILEETGDGRRRMQFVKGPIFANVILADEINRTPPKTQAALLEAMQEHQVTAGGVRYPLDEPFFVLATQNPIEMEGTYPLPEAQLDRFLFNVVVDYLPEEDEVAVVRRTTSGRPKPIEPLFDAADVLRFHEIVKKVPVADDLIRYAVRLAAATRPGQAGTPDFVTQWVSWGAGLRAAQSLVLGAKARALLEGRFHATPADIRALVRPTLRHRVLLSYRAAADGVSVDSVIDRLLDHVKETPR, from the coding sequence GTGACCGATGCCGGCTCCGAATACGAACAGGAAAAGCTAACGGTCGAGAAGATCCGCGCCACCCGCGGGGCGATCGAGCGCGAACTGGACAAGGTGATCGTCGGCCAAAAAGAAGCGACCGGTCAGTTGCTCACGGCGCTGTTCGCCGGTGGGCACTGTCTGATCACCGGTGCGCCCGGGCTGGCCAAGACGCTGCTGGTCCGGTCGATCGCCCAGATCTTCCACCTGAAATTTGCCCGCATCCAGTTCACCCCGGACCTGATGCCAGCCGACATCACCGGCACCGACATCCTGGAAGAAACGGGCGACGGGCGACGGCGGATGCAGTTCGTGAAGGGACCGATCTTCGCGAACGTGATCCTGGCCGATGAGATCAACCGCACCCCGCCCAAGACTCAGGCCGCGCTCCTCGAAGCGATGCAGGAGCACCAGGTGACGGCCGGCGGGGTTCGCTACCCGCTGGACGAGCCGTTCTTCGTGCTCGCGACGCAGAACCCGATCGAGATGGAGGGCACGTACCCGCTGCCCGAAGCCCAGCTCGACCGGTTCCTGTTCAACGTCGTCGTCGATTACCTGCCCGAAGAGGACGAAGTCGCGGTCGTCCGGCGAACCACCTCCGGGCGCCCGAAACCCATCGAGCCGCTGTTCGATGCCGCCGACGTTCTGCGGTTCCACGAGATCGTCAAGAAGGTGCCCGTGGCCGACGACCTGATCCGGTACGCCGTTCGGTTGGCCGCCGCGACGCGCCCGGGACAGGCCGGAACCCCGGACTTCGTCACGCAGTGGGTCAGTTGGGGGGCCGGGTTGCGCGCGGCCCAATCCCTCGTGCTGGGCGCGAAGGCCCGGGCGCTGCTGGAGGGGCGGTTCCACGCGACCCCCGCCGACATCCGCGCGCTCGTCCGCCCCACGCTCCGGCACCGGGTGCTACTGAGTTACCGCGCCGCGGCGGACGGTGTTTCGGTGGATTCGGTAATCGATCGTCTCCTGGATCACGTCAAGGAGACGCCCCGCTGA
- a CDS encoding tetratricopeptide repeat protein gives MTVWLTAARGADGDAEKLFRTGQYAACEKAVADEIAKGAGTAEQWVLKIRTEVARGKYEAAWKSIEEARTQFPNDLTLHLFAHDVYRASGREKDAATVLAAVQRQIENRIARTPTEQIALGRYLLATGTDAKEVLDRYFTAVAKKTPNHLDAHFAIAELALDKHDRALAAETLQKAPKEAAQEPRYHALLARAFADDDRTRALKAVADALAINPHHVDSLLFRAEAQIDAEDYPAAETTLKAVLDVDLAEPRAWAYRAVLAHLRAEPAGEKKAYETALARWPGDPQIEHLIGRKLSRSYRFTEGAAYQRKALEKDKRYLPAKAQLCLDLLRLGNDAEGWQLAAEVLAADGYNVVAHNLVALRDHVTKFRTLTADGFVLRMEEKEADLYGQRALAILQRAKRTLGEKYGVRLDRAITVEVFPRNQDFAVRTFGIPGSDGILGVCFGPVITVSSPAAQGKDPSSWEAVLWHEFCHTITLHKTRNKMPRWLSEGISVYEETLENPGWGRWMTPQYREMLLSDELTPLSRLSTAFMNAKTSLHVQFAYFESALAVEFLIRKYGLDAIKATLDDLGAGLTANEALERRTGVSLAKLDREFADFARERAKSVAPDATWEQPEGLKPDADSLAVRDWLQKHPKSFWGHQRLCVRLVREEKWAEAEKALIAFRALYPEFAGTDNAYELLAATYRKTTRPTDETVVLEEWAKRDGDATAAHQRLIELYEAAADWSGAAKNARRWLAVNPLTPGPHRALARAAERLQERDEAMTAYRAVLRFGVPDAADVHYRLAVLLEQSGARDQARREVLKALEDAPRAREAHELLLKLVGTPGSAPSAPPPREIKR, from the coding sequence ATGACCGTCTGGCTCACCGCCGCACGCGGCGCGGACGGGGACGCCGAGAAACTGTTCCGCACGGGTCAGTATGCCGCGTGCGAAAAGGCCGTCGCTGACGAGATCGCGAAGGGCGCAGGAACCGCAGAGCAGTGGGTTCTGAAGATCCGGACCGAGGTCGCGCGCGGAAAATATGAAGCGGCTTGGAAGTCGATCGAAGAAGCACGCACGCAGTTCCCAAACGACCTCACACTGCACCTCTTCGCCCATGATGTGTACCGCGCGAGCGGTCGGGAAAAGGACGCAGCCACGGTTTTAGCTGCGGTCCAGCGGCAGATCGAGAACCGAATCGCACGCACACCTACCGAGCAGATCGCCCTCGGTCGGTACCTCCTGGCGACCGGCACCGACGCAAAAGAGGTGCTGGACCGGTACTTCACCGCGGTCGCGAAGAAGACGCCCAATCACCTCGATGCCCACTTCGCCATCGCGGAACTGGCGCTCGACAAACACGACCGGGCACTCGCCGCCGAAACGCTTCAAAAGGCTCCCAAAGAAGCCGCGCAGGAACCGCGCTACCACGCACTGCTCGCACGCGCGTTCGCCGACGACGACCGGACTCGCGCGCTGAAGGCCGTCGCGGACGCGCTCGCGATCAATCCGCACCACGTCGATAGCCTGCTCTTTCGGGCCGAAGCCCAGATCGACGCCGAAGACTATCCCGCGGCCGAAACCACACTGAAGGCCGTGCTGGACGTCGATCTCGCCGAGCCGCGTGCGTGGGCGTATCGGGCCGTTCTCGCGCACCTGCGTGCGGAACCGGCCGGCGAAAAGAAAGCCTACGAGACGGCCCTCGCGCGCTGGCCCGGTGACCCGCAGATAGAGCACCTGATCGGGCGGAAATTGTCCCGGAGCTACCGGTTCACTGAGGGCGCGGCGTACCAGCGCAAGGCTCTGGAAAAGGACAAACGGTACCTGCCGGCCAAGGCACAACTGTGTCTGGACCTGCTCCGGTTGGGGAACGACGCGGAGGGGTGGCAACTGGCGGCCGAGGTACTCGCGGCCGACGGCTACAACGTCGTCGCGCACAACCTCGTCGCGCTCCGGGACCACGTGACGAAGTTCCGCACCCTCACCGCGGACGGGTTCGTGCTCCGCATGGAGGAGAAAGAGGCCGACCTGTACGGTCAGCGCGCGCTGGCCATTCTCCAGCGCGCGAAGCGCACCCTCGGTGAGAAGTACGGCGTGCGCCTGGACCGGGCGATCACGGTCGAGGTGTTCCCGCGGAACCAGGACTTCGCCGTTCGGACGTTCGGCATCCCCGGATCGGACGGCATCCTGGGTGTCTGCTTCGGGCCGGTCATTACCGTGAGCAGCCCGGCGGCGCAGGGGAAAGATCCCTCCAGTTGGGAAGCGGTGCTGTGGCATGAGTTTTGCCACACCATCACCCTTCACAAGACCCGAAACAAGATGCCGCGCTGGTTGAGTGAAGGGATTTCCGTTTACGAGGAGACGCTGGAGAACCCCGGCTGGGGGCGCTGGATGACCCCGCAGTATCGCGAAATGCTCTTGAGCGACGAGCTAACGCCGCTGAGTCGGCTGAGCACGGCGTTCATGAACGCGAAAACGTCGCTCCACGTTCAGTTCGCCTACTTCGAGTCGGCCCTGGCCGTCGAGTTCCTGATCCGCAAGTACGGGCTGGACGCGATCAAGGCAACGTTGGACGATCTCGGGGCGGGACTGACCGCGAACGAGGCACTCGAACGGCGCACCGGCGTGTCGCTCGCGAAACTGGACCGCGAGTTCGCCGACTTCGCACGCGAACGGGCGAAATCAGTGGCGCCCGACGCGACCTGGGAGCAACCGGAGGGCCTGAAACCCGACGCGGACTCGCTCGCGGTCCGGGACTGGCTCCAAAAACACCCCAAGAGCTTTTGGGGGCACCAGCGGCTGTGCGTGCGATTGGTCCGCGAGGAGAAGTGGGCCGAGGCCGAGAAAGCGCTGATCGCGTTCCGTGCGCTCTACCCGGAGTTCGCGGGCACCGACAACGCCTACGAACTGCTCGCCGCGACCTACCGGAAGACCACGCGGCCGACCGACGAAACGGTGGTTCTCGAAGAGTGGGCCAAGCGCGACGGCGACGCGACAGCCGCCCACCAGCGGTTGATCGAACTGTACGAGGCCGCCGCGGACTGGTCCGGTGCGGCCAAGAACGCTCGCCGCTGGTTGGCCGTTAACCCGCTCACGCCCGGCCCGCACCGCGCACTGGCGCGAGCGGCCGAGCGGCTCCAGGAGCGCGACGAGGCGATGACCGCGTACCGCGCTGTTCTCCGGTTCGGCGTCCCCGATGCCGCCGACGTGCATTACCGGCTCGCGGTGCTGCTCGAACAGAGTGGCGCGCGGGACCAGGCCCGCCGCGAGGTGTTAAAGGCTCTGGAAGACGCGCCGCGTGCGCGCGAGGCCCACGAACTGTTGCTCAAGTTGGTCGGCACGCCGGGATCAGCCCCGAGCGCCCCGCCCCCACGGGAGATCAAGCGATGA